The following proteins are encoded in a genomic region of Pelodictyon phaeoclathratiforme BU-1:
- a CDS encoding YnbE family lipoprotein, with product MLALLSLAAGAFVTGCSPTVKIEAPDKPIVINMNIKIDHEIRIKVDRELDSLLDSKKGLF from the coding sequence ATGCTGGCGCTTCTCTCTCTCGCCGCCGGTGCATTCGTGACAGGTTGCAGCCCGACCGTGAAGATCGAAGCTCCCGACAAACCCATTGTCATCAATATGAACATCAAGATTGATCATGAAATCCGAATCAAGGTCGATCGTGAGCTCGACTCCCTGCTCGACAGCAAAAAAGGCTTATTTTAA
- a CDS encoding type II toxin-antitoxin system death-on-curing family toxin: MTWRWLLDGVVIAIHDEQIAEHGGSPGIRDVGLLSSALARPQNQANYGEPSLFDLAAAYAYGIIRNHPFIDGNKRTGFLAAYVFLNINGWELMLSEAEAINAVLALAAGEMDEPRFSNWLKNKSVIRAEQE; encoded by the coding sequence ATGACTTGGCGCTGGCTTTTGGATGGGGTTGTCATTGCCATACATGACGAACAAATTGCAGAGCACGGTGGAAGCCCCGGCATTCGTGATGTCGGTCTTTTGTCTTCGGCTCTTGCACGTCCGCAAAACCAGGCAAATTATGGTGAGCCGTCTCTCTTTGATTTGGCCGCCGCTTATGCCTATGGCATTATTCGTAACCATCCTTTTATAGACGGCAACAAACGCACAGGGTTTCTGGCTGCCTATGTGTTTCTGAATATTAACGGATGGGAACTGATGTTGTCAGAAGCCGAAGCCATTAACGCTGTATTGGCTTTGGCGGCAGGTGAAATGGATGAACCCCGTTTTTCGAACTGGCTCAAAAACAAGTCTGTTATTCGGGCGGAACAGGAATAA
- a CDS encoding type II toxin-antitoxin system RelE/ParE family toxin encodes MIVSFGSKETEKIWQGERVRCLPVEIQVIARRKLRMINNSLNIMDLRVPPANRLEKLLGKNKDFYSIRINDQWRIVFKWTDGNASEAKIIDYH; translated from the coding sequence ATGATTGTTTCGTTTGGCTCCAAAGAGACAGAAAAAATTTGGCAAGGGGAGCGAGTCAGGTGTTTGCCAGTTGAAATCCAAGTGATAGCAAGAAGGAAGTTGAGAATGATTAACAATTCATTGAATATAATGGATTTAAGGGTTCCTCCAGCAAATCGTCTTGAAAAGCTTTTGGGTAAAAACAAAGATTTTTACAGCATCCGGATTAACGATCAATGGAGAATCGTTTTTAAATGGACTGATGGAAATGCCTCCGAAGCAAAAATTATCGACTATCACTGA
- the argH gene encoding argininosuccinate lyase encodes MSSKKELLWQSRFSLPFDRDALLFSSSVHVDKKLYREDIQGSIAHVTMLAEEHIVSAEDATQIIAGLREIEVELTDGTLLPHWEDEDIHTVIENRLKEKVGAVAGKLHSGRSRNDQVATDTRLYMRRQITELQEALGGLLKVLVEKAESHRETIIFGYTHLQRAQPISAGHYYLAWFNMFLRDRQRLIDLMKRVNISPLGAAAFAGSTLPLNAERTAVLLGFDDLFSNSIDAVSDRDIVIEFISDCSMIMMHLSRFAEDLILWSSYEFGYLEISDAFATGSSIMPQKKNADIAELVRGKTGRVYGNLMAMLTIMKGLPLSYNRDMQEDKQPLFDSAETTIGSVAIFTKLLEHTKLKEERLAKLTAEDLSLATEIAEYLVRRQIPFRDAHRITGKIVTWSIASNVTLPNIPVEKFREFCEVIDPDIYDSLKADVSVNSKRTHGSCSFDSVALQIEKARKEL; translated from the coding sequence ATGAGCAGCAAGAAAGAGTTACTCTGGCAAAGCCGATTTTCACTACCCTTTGACCGCGACGCGCTGTTGTTCTCTTCGTCGGTTCATGTTGATAAAAAGCTCTATCGTGAGGATATTCAGGGCTCTATTGCTCATGTGACCATGCTGGCCGAAGAGCATATTGTCAGCGCTGAGGATGCAACCCAAATTATTGCCGGACTCAGGGAGATTGAGGTGGAACTTACCGATGGCACGCTTCTCCCCCACTGGGAGGATGAGGATATTCATACGGTGATCGAAAACAGGCTGAAGGAAAAGGTCGGAGCTGTTGCCGGTAAACTGCACTCCGGCAGAAGCCGTAATGACCAGGTTGCAACCGATACCCGTCTCTATATGCGCCGTCAGATTACTGAACTGCAGGAGGCTCTGGGAGGTCTTTTGAAGGTTCTTGTGGAGAAGGCGGAGAGCCATCGAGAGACGATCATCTTTGGGTATACCCATCTGCAGCGTGCCCAGCCTATTTCCGCCGGCCATTACTACCTTGCATGGTTCAACATGTTTTTGCGCGACCGTCAGCGCCTTATTGATCTCATGAAAAGGGTCAATATCTCTCCTCTTGGCGCAGCAGCCTTTGCTGGCAGTACGCTGCCGCTCAATGCTGAAAGAACGGCTGTTCTGCTTGGTTTTGACGATCTTTTTTCCAACAGTATTGATGCGGTCAGTGATCGTGATATTGTCATCGAGTTCATCTCCGACTGTTCGATGATCATGATGCACCTCTCCCGGTTTGCCGAGGATCTGATTCTCTGGAGCTCTTACGAGTTTGGCTATCTTGAGATCAGCGATGCCTTTGCGACCGGCTCATCCATCATGCCGCAGAAGAAGAATGCTGATATTGCCGAGCTGGTAAGGGGTAAAACAGGAAGGGTGTATGGTAATCTTATGGCTATGCTGACCATCATGAAGGGGCTGCCTCTCTCCTATAACCGCGACATGCAGGAAGACAAGCAGCCGTTGTTTGACAGCGCAGAGACGACGATCGGGAGTGTCGCCATCTTTACAAAACTGCTTGAGCATACCAAGCTGAAAGAGGAGCGATTGGCAAAACTGACGGCAGAGGATCTCAGCCTTGCCACCGAGATAGCGGAATATCTTGTGCGCCGTCAGATTCCTTTCCGCGATGCGCACCGTATTACCGGCAAAATCGTTACCTGGAGCATCGCTTCGAATGTGACCCTGCCAAATATCCCGGTAGAGAAGTTCCGGGAGTTTTGTGAGGTTATTGATCCGGATATTTACGACTCCCTCAAAGCGGATGTAAGTGTAAACTCCAAAAGAACACATGGGAGCTGCTCATTTGACTCCGTAGCGCTCCAGATTGAGAAAGCCAGAAAAGAGCTTTAA
- a CDS encoding YdbL family protein, producing MRTMQSITSKVALIMMLVMGMALTAFALDLDTARSSGLAGEVDNGLLAIPPGAASDARTLIETINNSRRAEYAKVAAKNNLTLDVVGGMMFQKIYSRLPAGTWVQVEGKWTKKAQ from the coding sequence ATGAGAACGATGCAATCCATAACGTCAAAAGTAGCGCTTATCATGATGCTTGTCATGGGTATGGCTCTGACCGCCTTTGCGCTTGACCTTGACACAGCCCGTTCAAGCGGACTTGCCGGAGAGGTTGACAACGGCCTGCTTGCCATTCCTCCCGGAGCTGCCTCTGATGCCAGGACACTGATTGAAACCATCAATAATTCCCGTCGTGCAGAGTATGCCAAGGTTGCTGCGAAGAACAACCTGACGCTTGATGTTGTGGGAGGGATGATGTTCCAGAAAATCTATAGCCGTCTTCCGGCAGGAACATGGGTGCAGGTTGAGGGGAAATGGACAAAGAAAGCACAGTAG
- a CDS encoding arginine repressor, translating into MNKYARQLKIREILHQNSVGNQHDLLQLLHDSGMRVAQATLSRDCAELGIIRSRTNGNFKMLLPDDDPDKIIKGLVGVEVLSVNANETSIIIMTLPGRAHGVGSWLDQLKSPLILGTIAGDDTVLVIPSSVLNISALKSYIHKNLSKN; encoded by the coding sequence ATGAACAAATATGCACGACAATTGAAGATCAGGGAAATTCTTCATCAAAACAGTGTGGGAAATCAGCATGATCTTTTGCAACTGCTCCATGATTCAGGAATGAGAGTTGCCCAGGCCACCCTTTCACGAGACTGCGCCGAACTCGGCATCATCCGTTCACGAACGAACGGAAACTTCAAAATGCTTCTGCCTGATGACGATCCAGACAAGATTATCAAGGGTCTTGTTGGTGTCGAAGTACTATCCGTCAACGCCAATGAAACCAGCATCATTATCATGACCCTGCCGGGCAGGGCACATGGCGTCGGCTCCTGGCTTGACCAACTCAAAAGCCCGCTCATCCTTGGCACCATTGCCGGAGATGACACCGTTCTTGTTATTCCCTCCTCAGTGCTGAACATTTCGGCATTGAAATCATATATTCATAAAAATCTTTCCAAAAACTGA
- a CDS encoding LexA family protein has protein sequence MKLSRIHSGPRLDFYTADFTTILELPLADTGISAGFPSPAEDFGELVLDLNKALIKHPAATFYARAKGVSMMDAGIRDGDLLIIDKSIDPKEGSIAVCFLNGEFTVKRISLQDDGLYLMPANSEFKPIRISEENEFQIWGIVTYVIHKPE, from the coding sequence ATGAAACTATCACGAATCCATTCCGGCCCGCGGCTCGACTTTTACACGGCGGATTTTACCACCATCCTTGAACTGCCCCTTGCAGACACAGGAATTTCCGCAGGATTTCCATCTCCTGCCGAAGACTTTGGTGAACTCGTTCTTGACCTCAATAAAGCGCTCATCAAACACCCGGCAGCAACCTTTTATGCAAGAGCGAAGGGAGTATCCATGATGGATGCCGGTATCAGGGACGGTGACCTTTTGATCATCGATAAATCCATTGATCCCAAGGAGGGCTCCATTGCAGTCTGTTTTCTCAATGGTGAGTTTACCGTCAAGCGAATCTCCCTGCAGGATGACGGGCTCTATCTGATGCCAGCCAACAGCGAATTCAAACCTATCCGGATCAGTGAAGAGAACGAGTTCCAGATATGGGGTATCGTTACGTACGTCATTCACAAGCCAGAATGA
- a CDS encoding pentapeptide repeat-containing protein: MIKQNIMPDWSFKKIRERIADRNRAPRSCWYPVAHQQSHHPDALKELHASYAKTINKTMFALLGVGLYCLLKVFGESDKSLIVANTTIQTPVVGTAISFQSFLVVAPFLLVILTVYLHIVYGHWLQLERERQHLNETRKNSADLTIESIPALFSFKERLPRLFTNLVFYWFVPLTLWFMARKAFALREFIVPFSIGASIVTLSLLFLQINRCPDSKAETKFTSKRWFWNLPRWVAFGALAAFTLNLPSLSESFRRPLDLQREDLHGAWLQGLDMTVADMNNANLQGANLGGANLQSADLQHANLQGANLKGAQLQKAHLNGSNFQGSNLGGANFDGADLFYANFREAKEMELYRIKKAVNSNRAFYSSELLSILKFSPTHNDDLAIIGNYYGGGKIAYIFQPDDKGYVNGERHGLIAAETDLPGEDKYTWDAANKACDELVKNDYDDWYLPSKEELNQLYLNRSAVGGFTSGVYWSSTEGNAVNAWHQSFDGGIQNYSYYYKDDEWRVRPVRAF; this comes from the coding sequence ATGATTAAACAGAACATCATGCCCGACTGGAGCTTCAAAAAAATCCGCGAAAGAATCGCCGACCGAAACCGGGCGCCGAGAAGTTGCTGGTATCCTGTTGCGCATCAGCAATCGCACCACCCGGATGCACTCAAGGAACTCCACGCGAGTTACGCAAAAACGATCAACAAAACCATGTTTGCGCTGCTTGGTGTTGGGCTCTACTGTTTGCTCAAGGTTTTTGGCGAATCCGACAAATCCCTTATCGTCGCAAACACAACCATTCAAACCCCGGTGGTTGGCACCGCCATCTCTTTTCAAAGTTTTCTTGTCGTAGCCCCATTTCTCCTTGTTATCCTGACAGTCTATCTTCATATCGTTTACGGACATTGGTTACAGCTTGAAAGAGAGCGCCAGCATCTTAACGAGACGCGAAAGAATTCTGCTGACCTCACTATCGAGAGTATTCCCGCTCTGTTCAGCTTCAAAGAGCGCCTGCCGCGCCTCTTCACCAATCTCGTTTTTTACTGGTTTGTGCCGTTGACCTTGTGGTTTATGGCCCGCAAGGCTTTTGCCCTCAGGGAGTTCATCGTTCCCTTTTCTATTGGTGCATCCATTGTCACCCTCTCCCTGCTTTTTTTGCAAATCAATCGTTGCCCCGATTCAAAAGCTGAAACAAAATTCACTTCAAAACGGTGGTTCTGGAATCTTCCCCGATGGGTAGCTTTTGGAGCGCTTGCAGCGTTCACGCTCAATCTTCCCTCTCTTTCCGAATCATTCCGCCGGCCACTCGATCTTCAGCGGGAAGATCTTCACGGCGCATGGTTGCAAGGTCTCGATATGACTGTAGCTGATATGAATAACGCTAACCTTCAGGGGGCGAACCTTGGCGGAGCAAATCTTCAGAGCGCAGATCTTCAACATGCCAATCTTCAGGGAGCTAATCTCAAGGGGGCACAGTTACAAAAAGCACACCTTAACGGCTCCAATTTTCAGGGTTCTAATCTTGGTGGAGCAAATTTTGATGGTGCAGACCTGTTTTATGCCAATTTTAGGGAGGCAAAAGAGATGGAACTGTATCGAATCAAAAAGGCGGTAAATTCTAATCGGGCCTTTTACAGTAGTGAGTTACTTTCGATTCTCAAATTCTCTCCAACTCACAATGATGACCTTGCAATCATTGGCAATTACTATGGCGGGGGTAAAATTGCCTATATTTTTCAGCCAGATGACAAGGGTTATGTTAATGGTGAACGGCACGGCCTGATTGCCGCTGAAACCGATTTGCCGGGAGAGGACAAATACACATGGGATGCAGCTAATAAAGCTTGTGACGAGTTGGTCAAAAATGACTATGATGATTGGTATTTGCCGAGCAAGGAAGAGTTGAACCAGCTATATCTTAACAGAAGTGCTGTTGGTGGTTTTACTTCCGGCGTCTACTGGAGTTCTACGGAGGGCAATGCGGTCAACGCATGGCACCAAAGTTTCGACGGTGGGATTCAGAACTACAGCTACTACTATAAGGACGATGAGTGGCGGGTGCGGCCTGTCCGGGCTTTTTAA
- a CDS encoding argininosuccinate synthase — MSKEKIAIAYSGGLDTSIMIKWLKDKYDAEIVAVTGNLGQQKEIENLESKAIATGASKFQFLDLRKEFVEEYIWRALKAGALYEDVYPLATALGRPLLAKAIVDTALAEGCTMLAHGCTGKGNDQVRFEVTFASLAPHLKVLAPLREWEFTSRESEIAYALEHNIQVSATKKNPYSIDENIWGISIECGVLEDPMVAPPEDAYQITTSPENAPNTPAVVEIEFEKGIPVSLDGKKMSGLDLIIRLNEIGAANGVGRLDMIENRVVGIKSREIYEAPAATILHFAHRELERLTLEKSVFQYKKNISQDYANIIYNGLWFSPMRKALDAFVDETQNPVTGLVRLKLYKGGVSLLGRNSPYSLYNEELATYTESDTFNHKAAAGFIHLYGLGLKTYSEVHTAK; from the coding sequence ATGAGCAAGGAAAAAATTGCAATAGCCTATTCCGGTGGACTCGATACCTCCATCATGATCAAATGGCTGAAAGACAAATATGATGCTGAAATCGTTGCCGTCACCGGCAATCTCGGCCAGCAGAAAGAGATCGAAAACCTTGAATCAAAAGCAATCGCCACAGGAGCCTCAAAATTCCAGTTTCTTGACCTGCGCAAGGAGTTTGTTGAAGAGTACATCTGGCGTGCGCTCAAGGCCGGAGCCCTCTATGAAGATGTCTACCCGCTTGCTACCGCACTTGGACGCCCCCTGCTTGCAAAAGCGATTGTCGATACCGCCCTCGCCGAAGGATGCACCATGCTCGCCCACGGCTGCACAGGAAAAGGAAACGACCAGGTACGCTTTGAAGTGACCTTTGCCTCACTTGCCCCCCACCTCAAGGTACTTGCTCCCCTGCGTGAATGGGAGTTCACCTCAAGGGAATCGGAAATTGCCTACGCCCTTGAGCACAACATCCAGGTCTCTGCTACCAAGAAAAACCCCTACTCCATTGACGAGAACATCTGGGGAATCAGCATCGAATGCGGCGTGCTTGAAGATCCGATGGTTGCCCCTCCCGAAGATGCCTACCAGATCACCACATCACCGGAAAATGCGCCAAACACTCCGGCAGTTGTTGAAATCGAATTTGAAAAAGGTATTCCCGTCTCCCTTGACGGCAAAAAGATGAGCGGCCTTGACCTCATTATCCGCCTCAACGAGATCGGCGCAGCCAATGGCGTCGGACGCCTCGACATGATCGAAAACCGTGTTGTCGGCATCAAGTCACGTGAAATCTACGAAGCCCCGGCAGCAACCATCCTGCACTTCGCACATCGCGAACTCGAACGCCTTACACTCGAAAAATCGGTCTTCCAGTACAAAAAGAACATCAGCCAGGACTACGCAAACATCATCTATAACGGACTCTGGTTCTCGCCGATGAGAAAAGCGCTCGATGCCTTTGTGGATGAAACACAGAATCCGGTGACCGGTCTTGTCCGCCTGAAGCTCTACAAGGGTGGAGTCTCCCTGCTGGGTCGCAACTCACCTTACTCGCTCTACAACGAGGAGCTTGCCACCTACACCGAATCCGACACCTTCAACCACAAGGCTGCAGCAGGCTTTATCCACCTCTATGGACTTGGGCTGAAAACCTACAGCGAAGTACACACCGCCAAATAA
- a CDS encoding AbrB/MazE/SpoVT family DNA-binding domain-containing protein — protein MRATVTKIGNSTGVILPKAAADRLKVKQGDFVFLTETPTGYTVTPYDPEFAAQMEAARRGMTEYRNALHELAK, from the coding sequence ATGCGTGCTACGGTAACAAAGATTGGTAATTCAACAGGCGTTATCCTGCCAAAGGCAGCGGCTGATCGACTTAAGGTAAAGCAAGGGGACTTCGTGTTTTTGACGGAAACGCCAACGGGGTACACTGTAACGCCCTACGACCCCGAATTTGCAGCGCAAATGGAGGCAGCACGTCGCGGCATGACAGAATACAGGAATGCTCTCCACGAACTTGCCAAATGA
- a CDS encoding intermembrane phospholipid transport protein YdbH family protein: MDKESTVGPQKSVSVKWLLRILFAMLLLLALLLAAAWFCFPWYAQSLADRALAGKPFRVAVSGVGLPGFSGVGFRSMKVLFATPPDGCSDAAAYTLLLTDGSLSWHFENRDSSGSQALLPKAVNAAITLEADSLNLKPETNEFGFGDRKPKITVHIAVSRLNGFNISFKPLSATYPIEQATVTREKLRLEGVNFRVRLSAAEGWQQPLDTLHVAKLFSDGNPTPVGNFRALFGSKRDPLKPCTLTLTNCSLELLRWRASTERIAYDLKEKSSRFTLTMAEIPLAELPGFDGGGSKTPLATGRVGGSLPIEFQDSTVIVRNAVILAGKGTSILFYTKEKRPLLSFDMGNGEMLKNLNAKIILNSRNEKLSGLALSNLSATLFGGTITSTPVSFDPSANTTLLTLKLNKINALERVRLHGDFRGSLKGTVSGSIPLTLAKNGFSIHNAALHSLGGGRITFAPPATQKSAKERIFGTQKPDADYTFSEPELLLNRSFNGSTTVGFSLKQVLRKTDSGELLLLSPKGTLMLQHNRLNPDMASLSDFSAGFFGGTIAIEHLDYDMAKKSGETMLQVNNIPLQKLLDLQGTKKIYATGNVKGSIPIKMSGDLFAITNGGMNAEQAGQIIYATTPEERAAANQGLRTTYEALSNFLYVQLISSINMAPDGKSTITIQLKGTNPDFQGGRAIELNLNVEQNLLDLMRSLSISSNVEQVISEKALQMQKK; encoded by the coding sequence ATGGACAAAGAAAGCACAGTAGGCCCGCAAAAAAGCGTTTCTGTGAAATGGTTGTTGCGCATCCTCTTTGCCATGCTGTTGCTGCTGGCGCTTCTGCTGGCAGCAGCGTGGTTCTGTTTTCCCTGGTACGCGCAATCGCTCGCAGATCGTGCCCTGGCGGGGAAACCGTTTCGGGTTGCAGTTTCCGGTGTGGGTCTGCCAGGTTTTTCGGGGGTTGGTTTTCGCTCGATGAAGGTGCTTTTTGCCACTCCTCCCGATGGTTGCAGTGATGCTGCTGCCTACACGCTGTTACTCACTGATGGCTCGCTCTCCTGGCATTTTGAAAACCGGGACTCTTCCGGTTCGCAGGCTCTCCTGCCGAAAGCGGTTAATGCGGCCATCACCCTTGAAGCTGACTCGCTCAATCTGAAACCGGAGACGAATGAGTTTGGTTTTGGCGACCGTAAACCAAAGATAACCGTGCATATTGCGGTTTCCCGACTGAACGGTTTTAACATCTCCTTCAAACCGCTCTCGGCGACCTATCCGATAGAGCAGGCTACGGTTACCCGTGAAAAGCTTCGGCTTGAGGGGGTGAACTTCAGGGTACGGCTCAGCGCTGCAGAGGGGTGGCAGCAGCCTCTCGATACCCTGCATGTGGCAAAACTGTTCAGCGATGGAAACCCGACCCCTGTGGGAAACTTCAGGGCGCTCTTTGGCTCGAAACGCGATCCCTTGAAACCCTGCACCCTCACACTCACCAATTGCTCGTTGGAGCTCTTGCGATGGAGGGCCTCAACAGAACGAATCGCCTACGACCTGAAAGAGAAGAGTTCCCGATTTACTCTCACTATGGCGGAAATCCCGCTCGCAGAGTTGCCAGGTTTCGATGGCGGCGGCAGCAAAACTCCCCTTGCTACAGGCCGGGTAGGCGGTTCTCTTCCCATTGAATTTCAGGACTCCACAGTGATCGTGCGTAATGCTGTCATTCTTGCCGGAAAGGGGACAAGCATCCTCTTCTACACCAAAGAGAAGAGGCCGTTGCTCTCCTTCGATATGGGGAACGGAGAGATGCTGAAAAATCTCAATGCGAAGATCATACTCAACAGCCGGAACGAAAAGCTTTCAGGACTTGCGCTGAGCAACCTGTCGGCAACACTCTTCGGCGGAACCATCACCTCGACCCCGGTCAGTTTTGACCCCTCAGCCAACACTACCCTGCTTACCCTGAAACTCAACAAGATCAATGCGCTTGAGCGCGTTCGTCTGCACGGTGATTTCAGAGGCTCCCTCAAGGGTACGGTCAGCGGAAGCATCCCGCTCACTCTCGCAAAAAATGGATTTTCCATCCATAACGCCGCTCTTCACTCCCTTGGCGGCGGCAGGATTACCTTCGCTCCTCCTGCAACACAGAAGAGTGCGAAAGAGCGCATTTTCGGCACACAGAAACCGGATGCCGACTATACCTTCAGTGAACCAGAGCTGCTCCTCAACCGTTCGTTCAACGGAAGCACCACTGTCGGCTTTTCCCTGAAACAGGTGCTGCGGAAAACTGATAGCGGCGAGCTGCTGCTCCTTTCACCAAAGGGAACGCTCATGCTCCAGCACAATCGACTGAACCCCGATATGGCCTCCCTTTCAGATTTCAGTGCGGGATTTTTTGGAGGCACCATCGCTATCGAGCATCTCGATTATGATATGGCAAAAAAGAGTGGTGAAACCATGCTGCAGGTCAACAACATTCCGCTCCAGAAACTGCTTGACCTGCAAGGGACTAAAAAGATCTATGCAACAGGAAACGTAAAAGGAAGTATCCCGATAAAAATGAGTGGCGACCTCTTTGCAATCACAAACGGAGGGATGAACGCCGAACAGGCTGGACAAATCATCTACGCCACCACCCCTGAAGAGCGTGCCGCCGCAAATCAGGGACTGCGTACCACCTACGAGGCGCTCTCCAACTTTCTCTACGTACAGTTGATCTCCTCGATCAATATGGCTCCTGATGGCAAATCGACCATCACCATCCAGCTCAAGGGAACCAACCCCGACTTTCAGGGGGGACGAGCCATCGAACTGAACCTCAACGTCGAACAAAATCTGCTCGACCTGATGCGCAGCCTCTCCATCTCCTCAAACGTCGAACAGGTCATCTCCGAAAAAGCGCTTCAAATGCAGAAGAAATAG
- a CDS encoding HigA family addiction module antitoxin, with the protein MNELRNIHPGEVLMEEFLIPLEISAYRLSKDIGIPQTRISEIVKGKRRVTADTALRLSQYFGNSAKFWLGLQDDYDIEEGMQIKRADINSILRYKSNVA; encoded by the coding sequence ATGAACGAACTGAGAAATATTCATCCGGGAGAGGTCTTGATGGAAGAGTTTTTAATTCCATTGGAGATTTCGGCATACAGACTTTCCAAAGATATCGGGATACCTCAAACCCGGATATCCGAAATAGTGAAAGGAAAGAGGCGTGTTACAGCCGATACAGCATTGCGTCTATCTCAATATTTTGGGAATTCTGCCAAGTTCTGGTTAGGTCTTCAGGATGACTATGACATCGAGGAGGGAATGCAGATCAAAAGAGCAGACATCAACTCAATCTTGCGCTACAAAAGCAACGTAGCATAA
- a CDS encoding Y-family DNA polymerase — MFALVDCNNFYVSCERVFNPALRGRPVVVLSNNDGCFIARSEEAKAIGLAMGAPAFKNRELLKRHKVVVYSANFPLYGDMSSRVMTTLADLAPDLEIYSIDEAFLDMSGFQRYDLDHYARFIRKTVTQHTGIPVCIGIAPTKTLAKVANRLAKKNPCYAGVCLLNTDKEQRAALAITQVEDIWGIGRQWSKFLHTQNIHTALDLAEASLGLIRKHLHITGARVQAELNGKSCLSLEMVRPAKQSICTSRSFGRSVTTFDELHQAVSTFTGKCAIKLRKEGSAASLLTLFICTSPFNAPEKKYWGTRTVTMPHHTQDSIVLIRTAGALLESLFRAGYEYKKAGVIVSRLIPAASSTATLPLFPQEFPVPDDRQKKLMTVMDSINQRYGSGSIQIAAENSAGWKPHQKLLSPRYTTAWKELIEVRTLQ, encoded by the coding sequence ATGTTTGCACTGGTCGATTGCAACAACTTCTACGTCTCATGCGAGAGAGTCTTTAATCCCGCCCTGCGAGGCCGCCCTGTAGTAGTGCTCTCCAACAATGACGGCTGCTTCATTGCCCGCTCCGAAGAGGCGAAAGCCATTGGTCTTGCTATGGGCGCCCCGGCATTCAAAAACAGGGAGCTGCTGAAAAGGCATAAGGTTGTCGTTTACTCTGCAAACTTCCCCTTGTATGGAGACATGTCATCAAGGGTCATGACAACCCTTGCCGATCTTGCTCCTGATCTTGAGATCTATTCGATCGATGAAGCCTTTCTTGACATGAGCGGCTTCCAGCGATACGATCTCGACCACTATGCCCGTTTCATCCGCAAAACCGTCACGCAGCATACCGGTATTCCGGTTTGTATCGGCATTGCTCCCACAAAAACCCTTGCCAAGGTTGCCAATCGTCTTGCCAAAAAGAATCCCTGCTATGCGGGGGTCTGTCTGCTCAACACCGACAAGGAACAGCGCGCAGCGCTCGCCATAACCCAGGTTGAAGATATCTGGGGGATAGGTCGCCAGTGGAGTAAATTTCTCCATACCCAAAACATCCACACCGCTCTTGACCTTGCCGAGGCATCGCTAGGCTTGATTCGCAAACATCTGCATATCACCGGAGCCCGTGTTCAGGCAGAGCTGAACGGAAAATCATGCCTCTCACTCGAAATGGTGAGGCCAGCAAAACAGAGCATATGCACCTCACGTTCATTTGGCCGCAGTGTCACCACTTTTGATGAACTGCATCAGGCAGTCTCAACCTTTACCGGAAAATGCGCCATCAAACTGCGCAAAGAGGGATCAGCAGCATCCCTTCTGACACTCTTTATCTGCACAAGCCCATTCAATGCTCCTGAAAAAAAATACTGGGGCACCAGAACCGTCACCATGCCTCACCACACCCAGGACTCCATCGTCCTGATTCGAACGGCAGGAGCGCTTCTTGAATCACTCTTTCGGGCAGGCTACGAATACAAAAAAGCAGGAGTTATTGTCAGCAGACTGATACCGGCAGCATCTTCCACGGCAACACTTCCACTCTTTCCGCAGGAGTTCCCGGTTCCGGACGACCGCCAAAAAAAGCTCATGACAGTAATGGACAGCATCAACCAGCGCTATGGCAGCGGTTCTATCCAAATCGCTGCCGAAAACTCCGCAGGATGGAAACCCCACCAGAAACTGCTCTCTCCGCGCTACACGACCGCCTGGAAAGAACTTATCGAGGTGAGAACCTTGCAGTAA